A genomic window from Chloroflexota bacterium includes:
- a CDS encoding SDR family oxidoreductase, translated as MSGLLTGKVALVTGGSSGIGRGTALVFAREKARVVIADILVDEGLETVRLVREAGGEAIFVKCDVSRGAEVTMLVDKVVETYGRLDCAFNNAGVEGTVSTTADCTEDNWDRLISVNLRGMWLCLKYEITQMLKQGGGVIVNTASVGGLVGLQGLSAYCASKGGVVQLTRTAALEYARSNIRINAVCPGGIRTGMSKRLGKQPQIGDPQPSPMRRWGKPEEVGEAVAWLCSDAASFVTGHMMVLDGGFVAQ; from the coding sequence TTGTCTGGATTACTGACAGGCAAGGTTGCTCTGGTAACTGGCGGGTCTTCTGGGATCGGCAGGGGGACAGCGCTGGTGTTCGCCCGCGAAAAGGCAAGGGTGGTGATAGCTGACATACTGGTTGACGAAGGGCTGGAGACGGTTCGTCTTGTCAGGGAAGCCGGAGGCGAAGCCATCTTCGTGAAATGTGATGTTTCCCGAGGGGCAGAGGTTACGATGCTGGTGGACAAAGTTGTTGAGACATACGGCAGACTGGACTGCGCTTTCAATAATGCTGGTGTTGAAGGTACCGTGTCGACGACGGCCGACTGTACCGAGGACAACTGGGACCGCCTAATCAGCGTTAACCTCAGGGGGATGTGGTTGTGCCTGAAGTATGAGATTACGCAGATGCTGAAGCAGGGTGGCGGCGTCATCGTCAATACGGCCTCGGTGGGGGGGCTGGTGGGTCTTCAGGGTTTGTCAGCCTACTGTGCCTCCAAGGGTGGTGTGGTGCAGCTGACGCGCACAGCGGCACTGGAGTATGCCAGATCCAATATTCGTATAAACGCTGTCTGCCCGGGCGGCATCCGTACCGGAATGTCGAAGCGCCTGGGCAAGCAGCCACAAATAGGTGATCCCCAGCCTTCTCCGATGAGACGTTGGGGCAAGCCGGAGGAGGTTGGCGAGGCGGTTGCCTGGCTGTGTTCAGACGCCGCTTCGTTCGTCACCGGTCACATGATGGTACTGGATGGAGGCTTCGTAGCACAATAG
- a CDS encoding MBL fold metallo-hydrolase, producing MRITEIARNTFLLTYTPDTPFSINEVAYLLVEDRISVLIEPGSTTTASRLLSSSKEIGITPDNIAYIIPTHIHVDHGGGSGFLSQNLPNARVVLHPRGAVHMKEPSKLINSTRLVFGDDFEKSFGPILAVPEKQIHIAEDGETIRLGKRELKILFSPGHASHHISILDSSTQGIFCGEALGVIPDNMPDFPLPAAVPPFDLQLYLATMDRIAHLRPKLLFYSHCGTRTNAQKHIEQAKMNATTFGQIVQKALQAGEDTQKIWLRLSEYVKGYFPEADLPAQYQMILSGYLSYFSNLRK from the coding sequence ATGCGAATCACAGAGATAGCCCGGAATACATTTCTCCTCACATATACACCGGATACGCCTTTCTCCATCAATGAGGTAGCATACCTGTTGGTTGAGGACCGGATATCAGTTTTGATTGAGCCCGGCTCCACAACTACAGCCTCCAGACTGCTCAGCAGCTCTAAAGAGATCGGTATCACCCCGGACAACATAGCCTATATCATTCCTACTCACATCCATGTAGATCACGGAGGAGGATCAGGCTTCCTGTCCCAGAATCTCCCCAATGCCAGAGTGGTACTCCATCCGCGAGGGGCAGTACACATGAAAGAGCCTTCAAAACTAATCAACAGCACCCGCCTCGTCTTCGGCGATGATTTTGAGAAATCATTCGGACCTATCCTCGCTGTCCCGGAGAAGCAGATACACATAGCTGAAGACGGCGAGACAATTCGTCTGGGCAAGAGAGAGCTGAAGATACTCTTCTCTCCCGGGCATGCATCACATCACATCTCGATTCTGGACAGCTCAACCCAAGGCATCTTCTGCGGGGAAGCACTGGGGGTTATCCCGGATAATATGCCGGATTTTCCTCTGCCGGCAGCAGTGCCGCCTTTTGATCTGCAGCTCTATCTGGCAACGATGGATAGGATAGCTCATCTCCGTCCCAAGCTGCTCTTCTATTCCCATTGTGGAACAAGAACCAATGCGCAAAAGCATATTGAGCAGGCGAAGATGAATGCCACCACCTTCGGTCAGATTGTTCAGAAGGCCCTTCAAGCAGGGGAAGATACTCAGAAGATATGGCTGCGCCTGTCGGAATACGTCAAAGGATATTTCCCCGAGGCAGACCTCCCTGCGCAATACCAGATGATTCTCTCAGGCTATCTCTCCTACTTCTCCAACCTCAGGAAATAA